Proteins from one Bradyrhizobium roseum genomic window:
- a CDS encoding TonB-dependent receptor has product MGLSVRLQLGSVSLSALLIATDVLGFGLVDAQAQSPSSSSLSANSLPPVTVDAPQRQSMVGQTRPSNSQRGRNARTNRNPRPSTTAEASPQSQGQQQMPATPLNTNVVTPGASRLGLTPRETPAAVEVVGADTIREQGYHTTIDTVKGATGVTAGDAPNDVSFAMRGFQGSQVNVTYNGINTGPTAFTALTMETFNLDRVEFLKGPSSLMSGQGAVGGAVNYVTKAPHAGPITNEAFVGFDSLGSIRTGYGSGGSTNIRGLDYRFDISGAKQNGFIDDTYTRNLHFSGQLDYRLTEAFKVFVATEYKDYNARVYEGTPLVPIAFSGPFATTGIVSGTKVSDYNGTNLGAVTIDGRTLKTNYNVLDNHKTIKESWARGGFEWNLTNDVTLISQVYNYNASRDWYNNEVSAFNAASNLVDRERFFVHHNQNLVGSNTDITWNSNILGMENRLVTALEFYHLDFTRPGAANFPGDQVPLVDPSRGYYGQLTTQRQTATIDSVAFNLEDRLKITPTFALIGGLRFNPFSLERTSTNVAGVSKVGFPYTVNFQPVTGRIGYTWEAIPGMTFYSQYATASDVSAGMIFLLSPTQPLSLSPARSYETGIKNLLWNGKAEWTFSAFDIERSNVYTAQAGQLLNLAGKVKSQGVEFAAAVRPIPEVKLWGNVTYLHTRYADYDFAGGSFSGNTPPNIPAVVVNGGGSYRFLNPGWLPVELGVSVRHVGDRYTTDANTVTMRAYTTVDAFAFIDIPKSPTFPTFNNTRVAFRVRNLTDTKYAAWGDPFYPDQVFLGAPRTYELEASFKF; this is encoded by the coding sequence ATGGGGCTCAGCGTGCGTCTTCAATTGGGTTCGGTTTCTCTGTCAGCTCTGCTGATAGCGACAGATGTTCTTGGTTTTGGTTTGGTCGACGCGCAGGCTCAGTCGCCTTCGTCATCATCCCTGTCAGCAAATTCGTTGCCCCCGGTAACCGTTGACGCACCGCAGCGGCAATCGATGGTGGGACAAACGAGGCCGTCGAATTCGCAAAGAGGCCGCAACGCCCGGACCAACAGAAATCCGCGCCCCTCGACCACGGCCGAAGCGTCCCCGCAGTCGCAAGGGCAACAGCAAATGCCGGCGACGCCGCTCAACACCAATGTGGTGACGCCCGGCGCGAGCCGCCTGGGGCTGACCCCGCGGGAGACTCCCGCGGCCGTCGAAGTGGTCGGTGCGGACACGATCCGGGAGCAAGGCTACCACACGACGATCGATACGGTGAAAGGCGCCACAGGCGTCACGGCCGGAGACGCGCCGAACGACGTGTCGTTCGCCATGCGCGGCTTCCAGGGCAGCCAGGTCAACGTGACCTATAACGGCATCAATACCGGCCCCACGGCCTTCACCGCGCTGACCATGGAGACGTTCAATCTCGATCGGGTTGAGTTCCTCAAGGGTCCGTCCTCGCTGATGTCGGGACAGGGTGCGGTTGGCGGCGCCGTCAACTACGTCACCAAGGCGCCCCATGCCGGTCCGATCACGAATGAAGCATTCGTCGGCTTCGATTCGCTCGGCAGCATCCGAACTGGATACGGCTCCGGAGGCAGCACCAACATCCGGGGACTCGACTATCGGTTCGACATCAGCGGGGCCAAGCAGAACGGCTTCATCGACGACACCTACACGAGGAACCTGCACTTCTCCGGGCAACTGGACTATCGCCTGACGGAGGCGTTCAAGGTTTTCGTCGCGACCGAATACAAGGACTACAACGCGCGAGTCTACGAAGGCACGCCGCTGGTCCCGATCGCTTTCAGCGGCCCTTTTGCGACCACGGGCATCGTATCCGGAACAAAAGTGTCTGATTACAACGGCACCAATCTAGGCGCCGTCACCATCGACGGCCGTACCCTGAAAACGAACTACAACGTGCTCGACAACCACAAGACCATCAAGGAGTCATGGGCGCGTGGCGGGTTCGAGTGGAATCTGACCAACGACGTCACGTTGATAAGTCAGGTCTACAACTACAATGCCAGCCGGGACTGGTACAACAACGAGGTCAGCGCCTTCAACGCCGCCAGCAATCTGGTCGACCGTGAACGGTTCTTCGTCCACCACAATCAGAACCTGGTCGGCAGTAATACGGATATCACGTGGAATTCCAATATACTGGGAATGGAAAACCGTCTGGTGACGGCGCTCGAGTTCTATCACCTGGATTTTACGCGACCAGGCGCGGCGAACTTTCCGGGCGATCAGGTCCCGCTGGTTGATCCCTCCCGTGGATACTACGGCCAGCTGACGACGCAACGACAGACCGCGACCATCGATAGCGTGGCTTTCAATCTCGAGGACCGCCTGAAGATTACGCCGACCTTCGCGCTGATCGGCGGTCTCCGCTTCAACCCTTTTTCGCTCGAAAGAACTTCGACAAACGTCGCGGGTGTGAGCAAGGTCGGGTTCCCGTACACCGTAAACTTTCAGCCAGTCACCGGTCGTATCGGCTACACTTGGGAAGCCATTCCGGGAATGACATTCTACAGCCAGTATGCAACCGCCAGCGACGTGTCGGCCGGCATGATTTTCTTGCTGAGCCCGACGCAGCCGCTTTCGTTATCGCCCGCCCGTAGCTACGAGACCGGCATCAAGAACCTGTTGTGGAACGGTAAGGCCGAATGGACTTTCTCGGCCTTCGATATCGAACGCAGCAACGTGTACACGGCACAAGCCGGGCAACTCCTCAACCTCGCCGGCAAGGTAAAGTCGCAGGGCGTTGAATTCGCAGCAGCGGTGCGCCCGATACCGGAGGTCAAGCTCTGGGGCAACGTCACCTACCTTCACACGCGCTATGCCGACTATGATTTCGCCGGTGGCTCGTTCTCCGGCAATACGCCGCCGAACATACCCGCGGTCGTCGTGAACGGCGGAGGCTCGTATCGTTTTCTCAACCCCGGCTGGCTCCCGGTCGAACTGGGTGTATCGGTCCGCCATGTCGGCGATCGCTACACCACCGATGCCAACACGGTCACCATGCGCGCCTACACAACGGTGGACGCTTTTGCGTTCATCGACATCCCCAAGTCACCGACGTTCCCGACCTTCAACAACACGCGCGTCGCCTTCCGGGTGCGTAACCTCACTGATACCAAATATGCGGCATGGGGCGACCCCTTCTATCCAGATCAGGTTTTCCTCGGCGCGCCGCGGACCTACGAGCTGGAGGCTTCATTCAAGTTTTGA
- the rplJ gene encoding 50S ribosomal protein L10, producing MERAAKKDAVEALNGVFKTTSVAVVAHYSGLTVAQMQKLRMQMKQAGASVKVSKNRLAKIALEGTDVVAIGSLLKGPTVIATSDDPVAAPKVAIEFAKANEKFVILGGSMGKTVLDVNGVKALASLPSLDELRGKIVGLLVAPATKIAQLSTAPAAKLARVVQAYASKSEAA from the coding sequence GTGGAAAGAGCGGCAAAAAAGGACGCGGTTGAAGCGCTGAACGGGGTCTTCAAGACCACCAGCGTCGCAGTCGTCGCCCACTATTCCGGCCTCACCGTGGCCCAGATGCAGAAGCTGCGCATGCAGATGAAGCAGGCGGGCGCGTCGGTGAAGGTCTCGAAGAACCGTCTCGCCAAAATTGCTCTTGAAGGCACGGATGTCGTTGCCATCGGTTCCCTGTTGAAGGGGCCGACCGTGATCGCCACGTCGGACGATCCGGTAGCGGCGCCGAAGGTTGCCATCGAATTCGCCAAGGCGAACGAGAAGTTCGTCATTCTCGGCGGCTCGATGGGTAAAACCGTCCTGGATGTGAACGGCGTGAAGGCTCTTGCCTCGCTGCCGTCGCTGGACGAGCTGCGCGGCAAGATTGTCGGCCTCCTGGTGGCGCCGGCGACCAAGATCGCTCAGCTCTCGACTGCGCCCGCGGCCAAGCTCGCGCGCGTCGTCCAGGCCTATGCCTCAAAGAGCGAAGCGGCCTGA
- the rplL gene encoding 50S ribosomal protein L7/L12: MADLQKIVDDLSSLTVLEAAELAKLLEEKWGVSAAAAVAVAGPAAAAAAPAEEKTEFTVVLAAAGDKKIEVIKEVRAITGLGLKEAKDLVEGAPKPVKEGVNKEEADKLKAQLEKAGAKIELK, from the coding sequence ATGGCTGACCTACAGAAAATCGTCGACGACCTCTCGAGCCTGACCGTGCTCGAAGCGGCCGAACTCGCCAAGCTCCTGGAAGAAAAGTGGGGCGTTTCCGCCGCTGCCGCCGTTGCGGTCGCCGGTCCCGCCGCCGCCGCCGCGGCTCCGGCCGAAGAGAAGACCGAGTTCACGGTCGTTCTGGCCGCCGCCGGCGACAAGAAGATCGAAGTCATCAAGGAAGTCCGCGCCATCACCGGCCTGGGCCTCAAGGAAGCCAAGGACCTCGTCGAAGGCGCGCCCAAGCCTGTCAAGGAAGGCGTGAACAAGGAAGAGGCCGACAAGCTCAAGGCTCAGCTCGAAAAGGCTGGCGCCAAGATCGAATTGAAGTAA
- the rpoB gene encoding DNA-directed RNA polymerase subunit beta, with protein sequence MAQQTFTGRKRVRKFFGHIKEVAEMPNLIEVQKASYDQFLMVEEPQGGRLDEGLQAVFRSVFPISDFSGTSMLEFVRYEFEPPKYDVDECRQRGMTYAAPLKVTLRLIVFDIDEETGAKSVKDIKEQDVYMGDIPLMTMNGTFVVNGTERVIVSQMHRSPGVFFDHDKGKTHSSGKLLFAARVIPYRGSWLDIEFDAKDIVFARIDRRRKIPVTSLMYALGLDGETILSTFYKKISFKRAKEGWRVPFDAARFRGYSTINDLIDADTGKVVLEAGKKLTVRAARQLQEKGLKALRLSDEELIGNYLAEDLVNPKTGEIYAEAGEELTEKSLKALNEQGYKELPLLDIDHVNVGAYIRNTLHADKNMTREDALFDIYRVMRPGEPPTVDSAQTMFQSLFFDSERYDLSAVGRVKMNMRLELDAPDTHRTLRKEDILAVIKTLVDLRDGKGEIDDIDHLGNRRVRSVGELMENQYRIGLLRMERAIKERMSSVDIDTVMPQDLINAKPAAAAVREFFGSSQLSQFMDQTNPLSEITHKRRLSALGPGGLTRERAGFEVRDVHPTHYGRICPIETPEGPNIGLINSLATFARVNKYGFVETPYRKVKDGRVTEEVVYLSAMEEGRYRVAQANVPLDAKGRFTEDLIICRHAGEVLPITPDKVDYMDVSPKQLVSVAAALIPFLENDDANRALMGSNMQRQAVPLVRAEAPFVGTGMEGVVARDSGAAIAARRSGVIDQIDATRVVIRATEDLDPTKSGVDIYRLMKYQRSNQSTCINQRPLVKVGDVVRKGDIIADGPSTDLGELALGRNVLVAFMPWNGYNFEDSILLSERIVKDDVFTSIHIEEFEVMARDTKLGPEEITRDIPNVSEEALKNLDEAGIVYIGAEVRAGDILVGKITPKGESPMTPEEKLLRAIFGEKASDVRDTSLRVPPGVQGTIVEVRVFNRHGVDKDERALAIEREEIERLAKDRDDEQAILDRNVYGRLAELLENRQGIAGPKGFKKDTKITRAVLEEYPKSQWWMFASPNDKLMSEIEAMRKQYDESKKGLEQRFLDKVEKLQRGDELPPGVMKMVKVFVAVKRKIQPGDKMAGRHGNKGVVSKIVPIEDMPFLEDGTHADIVLNPLGVPSRMNVGQILETHLGWACAGLGKRIGQTIDAYYQKQDLKPLRETLKKIYGDDETIKTLNDTELMELGKNLSHGVPIATPVFDGAKEADIEEMLKLAGFDASGQSTVYDGRTGDAFDRKVTVGYIYMLKLHHLVDDKIHARSIGPYSLVTQQPLGGKAQFGGQRFGEMEVWALEAYGAAYTLQEMLTVKSDDVAGRTKVYEAIVRGDDTFEAGIPESFNVLVKEMRSLGLNVDLHNSKVGPAPTSEAAE encoded by the coding sequence ATGGCGCAGCAGACATTCACCGGTCGCAAACGCGTTCGAAAGTTTTTCGGACACATCAAGGAAGTCGCCGAGATGCCGAACCTCATCGAGGTTCAGAAGGCGTCGTACGACCAGTTCCTGATGGTTGAGGAGCCGCAGGGCGGCCGGCTGGACGAAGGACTGCAGGCGGTGTTCCGCTCGGTGTTCCCGATCTCGGATTTCTCGGGCACCTCGATGCTGGAATTCGTCCGCTACGAATTCGAGCCGCCGAAATACGACGTCGACGAGTGCCGCCAGCGCGGCATGACCTATGCTGCGCCGCTGAAGGTGACGCTGCGCCTGATCGTGTTCGATATCGATGAGGAAACCGGCGCCAAGTCGGTCAAGGACATCAAGGAGCAGGACGTCTACATGGGCGACATCCCGCTCATGACCATGAACGGCACCTTCGTCGTCAACGGCACCGAGCGCGTCATCGTCTCGCAGATGCACCGTTCGCCCGGCGTGTTCTTCGACCACGACAAGGGCAAGACCCATTCGTCCGGCAAGCTGTTGTTTGCCGCGCGCGTGATTCCGTATCGCGGTTCCTGGCTCGACATCGAGTTCGACGCCAAGGACATCGTGTTCGCGCGTATCGACCGCCGCCGCAAGATCCCCGTGACCTCGCTGATGTACGCGCTCGGTCTCGACGGCGAGACGATCCTGTCCACCTTCTACAAGAAGATCAGCTTCAAGCGCGCCAAGGAAGGCTGGCGCGTGCCGTTCGACGCCGCCCGTTTCCGCGGCTATTCGACCATCAACGACCTGATCGACGCCGATACCGGCAAGGTCGTGCTCGAGGCCGGCAAGAAGCTGACGGTGCGCGCCGCGCGCCAGCTGCAGGAAAAGGGCCTCAAGGCGCTGCGCCTCTCGGACGAGGAGCTGATCGGCAACTACCTTGCCGAGGATCTCGTCAATCCGAAGACCGGTGAAATCTACGCCGAAGCCGGCGAGGAGCTCACCGAGAAGTCGCTGAAGGCGCTCAACGAGCAGGGCTACAAGGAGCTGCCGCTGCTCGACATCGACCACGTCAATGTCGGCGCCTACATCCGCAACACGCTGCATGCCGACAAGAACATGACGCGTGAAGACGCGCTGTTCGACATCTACCGCGTGATGCGTCCGGGCGAGCCGCCGACCGTCGATTCGGCGCAGACCATGTTCCAGTCGCTGTTCTTCGACTCGGAGCGCTACGACCTGTCCGCGGTCGGCCGCGTCAAGATGAACATGCGCCTCGAACTCGATGCGCCCGATACCCACCGCACGCTGCGCAAGGAAGACATCCTGGCCGTCATCAAGACGCTGGTCGACCTGCGCGACGGCAAGGGCGAGATCGACGACATCGACCATCTCGGTAACCGCCGTGTCCGTTCGGTCGGCGAACTGATGGAGAACCAGTACCGCATCGGCCTGTTGCGCATGGAGCGCGCGATCAAGGAGCGCATGTCCTCGGTCGACATCGACACCGTGATGCCGCAGGACCTGATCAACGCGAAGCCTGCCGCGGCAGCGGTGCGTGAATTCTTCGGCTCCTCGCAGCTCTCGCAGTTCATGGACCAGACCAACCCGCTCAGCGAGATCACCCACAAGCGCCGTCTCTCGGCGCTTGGACCGGGCGGTCTGACCCGCGAGCGCGCCGGCTTCGAAGTCCGCGACGTGCATCCGACGCATTACGGCCGCATCTGCCCGATCGAAACGCCGGAAGGTCCGAACATCGGCCTGATCAACTCGCTGGCGACGTTCGCGCGCGTCAACAAGTACGGCTTCGTCGAGACGCCCTACCGCAAGGTCAAGGACGGCCGCGTCACCGAGGAGGTCGTGTATCTCTCGGCGATGGAGGAGGGCCGTTATCGCGTGGCGCAGGCCAACGTGCCGCTCGATGCCAAGGGCCGCTTCACTGAGGACCTGATCATCTGCCGCCACGCCGGCGAAGTGCTGCCGATCACGCCCGACAAGGTCGACTACATGGACGTGTCGCCGAAGCAGCTGGTTTCGGTCGCCGCGGCGCTGATCCCGTTCCTCGAGAACGACGACGCCAACCGCGCGCTGATGGGCTCGAACATGCAGCGCCAGGCGGTGCCGCTGGTTCGCGCCGAGGCGCCGTTCGTCGGCACCGGCATGGAAGGCGTGGTCGCCCGCGACTCGGGGGCTGCGATCGCCGCCCGGCGTTCGGGCGTGATCGACCAGATCGACGCCACCCGCGTCGTGATCCGCGCCACCGAAGATCTCGATCCGACCAAGTCCGGCGTCGATATCTACCGGCTGATGAAGTACCAGCGCTCCAACCAGTCGACCTGCATCAACCAGCGTCCGCTGGTGAAGGTCGGCGACGTCGTCCGCAAGGGCGACATCATCGCCGACGGTCCGTCGACCGATCTCGGCGAGCTCGCGCTCGGCCGCAACGTGCTGGTCGCGTTCATGCCGTGGAACGGCTACAACTTCGAAGACTCGATCCTGCTCTCGGAGCGGATCGTGAAGGACGACGTCTTCACCTCGATCCACATCGAGGAATTCGAGGTGATGGCCCGCGACACCAAGCTCGGCCCTGAGGAAATCACCCGCGACATTCCGAACGTCTCGGAAGAAGCGCTGAAGAACCTCGATGAAGCCGGCATCGTCTATATCGGCGCGGAAGTGCGCGCCGGCGACATCCTGGTCGGCAAGATCACGCCAAAGGGCGAAAGCCCGATGACGCCGGAAGAAAAGCTGCTGCGCGCTATCTTCGGCGAAAAGGCTTCCGACGTCCGCGATACTTCGCTCCGCGTGCCCCCGGGCGTGCAGGGCACCATCGTGGAAGTGCGCGTGTTCAACCGGCACGGCGTCGACAAGGACGAGCGTGCGCTGGCGATCGAGCGGGAAGAGATCGAACGTCTGGCCAAGGACCGCGACGACGAACAGGCGATTCTGGACCGCAACGTCTACGGCCGCCTCGCGGAGCTTCTGGAAAACCGCCAGGGCATCGCCGGTCCCAAGGGCTTCAAGAAGGACACCAAGATCACGCGCGCCGTGCTCGAGGAGTATCCGAAGTCGCAGTGGTGGATGTTCGCCTCGCCGAACGACAAGCTGATGAGCGAAATCGAGGCGATGCGGAAGCAGTACGACGAATCGAAGAAGGGCCTAGAACAGCGCTTCCTCGACAAGGTCGAAAAGCTGCAGCGTGGCGACGAACTGCCGCCCGGCGTGATGAAGATGGTCAAGGTCTTCGTCGCGGTGAAGCGCAAGATCCAGCCCGGCGACAAGATGGCCGGCCGTCACGGCAACAAGGGCGTGGTGTCCAAGATCGTTCCGATCGAGGACATGCCGTTCCTCGAGGACGGCACGCATGCCGACATCGTGCTCAATCCGCTCGGCGTGCCCTCGCGCATGAACGTCGGCCAGATTCTGGAGACGCATCTCGGTTGGGCCTGCGCGGGCCTCGGCAAGCGCATCGGCCAGACCATCGACGCCTATTATCAGAAGCAGGATCTCAAGCCGCTGCGCGAGACCCTGAAGAAGATCTATGGCGACGATGAAACCATCAAGACGCTGAACGACACCGAACTGATGGAGCTTGGCAAGAATCTAAGCCACGGCGTGCCGATCGCGACGCCGGTGTTCGACGGCGCCAAGGAAGCCGACATCGAGGAGATGCTGAAGCTCGCGGGCTTCGACGCCTCCGGCCAGTCGACCGTCTATGACGGCCGCACCGGCGATGCCTTCGACCGCAAGGTGACGGTGGGCTACATCTACATGCTGAAGCTGCACCATCTGGTCGACGACAAGATCCATGCGCGTTCGATCGGTCCGTACTCGCTCGTCACCCAGCAGCCGCTGGGCGGCAAGGCGCAGTTCGGCGGTCAGCGTTTCGGCGAAATGGAGGTGTGGGCGCTGGAAGCCTACGGTGCAGCCTACACGCTGCAGGAAATGCTGACCGTGAAGTCGGACGACGTCGCCGGCCGTACCAAGGTGTACGAGGCGATCGTGCGCGGCGACGACACGTTCGAGGCGGGTATCCCGGAATCGTTCAACGTGCTGGTCAAGGAAATGCGCTCGCTCGGCCTCAACGTCGACCTGCACAATTCCAAGGTGGGTCCGGCGCCGACGTCCGAGGCGGCTGAGTAA